One window of Acropora palmata chromosome 1, jaAcrPala1.3, whole genome shotgun sequence genomic DNA carries:
- the LOC141880497 gene encoding polyisoprenoid diphosphate/phosphate phosphohydrolase PLPP6-like — protein sequence MNNDLSDKREKCSESEKREAMSASSLGTLRLMLVCLHRLDITLSRKMSVCADKNSGFWRTIMIVLEISGHGVPWIIAALFSIHVFTDSRQEFACNLLLALLMDLVIVGGLKVVVRRERPVYNAKDMFATVSVDNYSFPSGHSSRAVMVAGLFAVFLVREVWSILIGCWAVCVSASRVILGRHHLSDVFFGVMIGLLQCGVICAVWIPNPTCEELLKLLPFFGTLRDHIGIYGRGN from the coding sequence ATGAATAATGACCTCTCGGATAAGAGAGAGAAATGTTCAGAAAGTGAGAAAAGGGAGGCAATGTCGGCGAGCTCTTTAGGAACTTTACGACTGATGCTGGTTTGTCTGCATCGTTTAGATATCACCTTGTCCAGAAAAATGAGCGTTTGCGCCGACAAAAATTCTGGCTTTTGGAGAACTATTATGATAGTTCTTGAAATTTCAGGCCACGGAGTTCCGTGGATAATAGCAGCACTTTTTTCCATCCATGTATTCACAGACTCTCGACAAGAATTTGCTTGTAATTTACTCCTTGCTTTACTGATGGATTTGGTCATAGTCGGCGGCTTAAAAGTTGTTGTGAGGCGAGAAAGGCCCGTGTACAATGCCAAAGACATGTTTGCCACGGTGTCAGTGGATAACTACTCATTCCCCTCGGGACATTCGTCCAGGGCTGTGATGGTAGCAGGTCTATTTGCTGTGTTCTTGGTTCGTGAAGTTTGGAGCATTCTCATTGGCTGTTGGGCCGTATGCGTGTCAGCATCGCGTGTGATACTTGGCAGACATCACTTGAGTGATGTGTTTTTTGGTGTTATGATTGGTCTATTGCAGTGTGGTGTAATCTGTGCAGTGTGGATTCCCAACCCAACTTGTGAGGAATTATTGAAACTTCTGCCTTTCTTTGGCACACTTAGAGACCATATTGGAATCTATGGGCGAGGAAACTAG